The Neodiprion lecontei isolate iyNeoLeco1 chromosome 6, iyNeoLeco1.1, whole genome shotgun sequence sequence TTACGTAGGCGCACTTCTCGCACTGCGAGGACTTGAGAAACTCGTCGAGGAGGTTGGCCTGGTTCGGACTTGGGATGATGTCGACGTCCGTAAGGAACACGTACTCGGTCTGACAGTTCTTCCTCGCCAGATTACGCAGGTGGTTCTGCGGGTAGACGTTACGATTCTTCCACGTTGCCAACTCCTTCGAGACGCCCACGAGGAAGGTGTTCAATGTTGCCTCCGGCTTGAGACAGTCCTCGTCGCCGGTGAGCTCGATCACTTGGGGCTGGTCGAAGACCGGTCTGTCCTTTGGTATCGCCACCGAGAATGTCACGCGTTCGCGGATCGGCGCGTAACACTTCCTGAGGTAGGCCAGGTACCGCTGAAACACGAAAAAACTCTCGTCTCCGGGGGTGAAAACCGCCACCGAAATCGGTCCCGTCCATTGATGGGCGACCTGAACCAGCGAGTAGAGCTTCTCCACCGAGCTCTGCGTTGCTATCGATACTGAGTAGCTCGACGATAGCGCCGGAAACTCGGAGCCGATCACCACCGAGTCGAACATTTTGTACAACCGCCTTGCGTCCCATCGCCCAACTCGCACGTCCATCCGCAGGATGCTCGACTCCGAGGGCTGCTGATAGTCTCGTGGATCGCAAGATTGCGCCGGAGCCGGTGTCCGGACGGCCGGAGGTTTTTCTGTCAGGACACTAGGTTCTCCCGCATCGTCTGCCGGGGCTACGTAACTCGGCCCGCAGTCCTCCGACTGAAGGAGCAGCATGGTGAAGAGCATGTTCGAGAAGGTGATTATTATGACGGTAACCAAGCTGAGATTCCATGGCCGACATCCCAACTGCAATTTTAATCGGCCTGGGTCGGTA is a genomic window containing:
- the LOC107217995 gene encoding beta-1,4-glucuronyltransferase 1 isoform X6; the protein is MLFTMLLLQSEDCGPSYVAPADDAGEPSVLTEKPPAVRTPAPAQSCDPRDYQQPSESSILRMDVRVGRWDARRLYKMFDSVVIGSEFPALSSSYSVSIATQSSVEKLYSLVQVAHQWTGPISVAVFTPGDESFFVFQRYLAYLRKCYAPIRERVTFSVAIPKDRPVFDQPQVIELTGDEDCLKPEATLNTFLVGVSKELATWKNRNVYPQNHLRNLARKNCQTEYVFLTDVDIIPSPNQANLLDEFLKSSQCEKCAYVIPTYEIDTRVRFPQNKTELVRIANKGLARPFHQKVFIHNQYATNFTRWSLDVLPGYGGNVDVVRSGKVYVSHEVNNFEFFYEPFYVARDTAPEHDERFMGYGYTRNTQVYEMFVAGHEFLVLTPIFTGHWGLQTKKGRPAWREKQNSMNRKLFDGFKKEVFARYNRDPLKMMKNQN
- the LOC107217995 gene encoding beta-1,4-glucuronyltransferase 1 isoform X7, whose product is MNPLSNLREVLGCRPWNLSLVTVIIITFSNMLFTMLLLQSEDCGPSYVAPADDAGEPSVLTEKPPAVRTPAPAQSCDPRDYQQPSESSILRMDVRVGRWDARRLYKMFDSVVIGSEFPALSSSYSVSIATQSSVEKLYSLVQVAHQWTGPISVAVFTPGDESFFVFQRYLAYLRKCYAPIRERVTFSVAIPKDRPVFDQPQVIELTGDEDCLKPEATLNTFLVGVSKELATWKNRNVYPQNHLRNLARKNCQTEYVFLTDVDIIPSPNQANLLDEFLKSSQCEKCAYVIPTYEIDTRVRFPQNKTELVRIANKGLARPFHQKVFIHNQYATNFTRWSLDVLPGYGGNVDVVRSGKVYVSHEVNNFEFFYEPFYVARDTAPEHDERFMGYGYTRNTQVYEMFVAGHEFLVLTPIFTGHWGLQTKKGRPAWREKQNSMNRKLFDGFKKEVFARYNRDPLKMMKNQN
- the LOC107217995 gene encoding beta-1,4-glucuronyltransferase 1 isoform X1; this translates as MPRVFVRSPSTWKCPCDQLLVGQQKRLNGRLKLQLGCRPWNLSLVTVIIITFSNMLFTMLLLQSEDCGPSYVAPADDAGEPSVLTEKPPAVRTPAPAQSCDPRDYQQPSESSILRMDVRVGRWDARRLYKMFDSVVIGSEFPALSSSYSVSIATQSSVEKLYSLVQVAHQWTGPISVAVFTPGDESFFVFQRYLAYLRKCYAPIRERVTFSVAIPKDRPVFDQPQVIELTGDEDCLKPEATLNTFLVGVSKELATWKNRNVYPQNHLRNLARKNCQTEYVFLTDVDIIPSPNQANLLDEFLKSSQCEKCAYVIPTYEIDTRVRFPQNKTELVRIANKGLARPFHQKVFIHNQYATNFTRWSLDVLPGYGGNVDVVRSGKVYVSHEVNNFEFFYEPFYVARDTAPEHDERFMGYGYTRNTQVYEMFVAGHEFLVLTPIFTGHWGLQTKKGRPAWREKQNSMNRKLFDGFKKEVFARYNRDPLKMMKNQN
- the LOC107217995 gene encoding beta-1,4-glucuronyltransferase 1 isoform X2, encoding MPPRLSMIQLGCRPWNLSLVTVIIITFSNMLFTMLLLQSEDCGPSYVAPADDAGEPSVLTEKPPAVRTPAPAQSCDPRDYQQPSESSILRMDVRVGRWDARRLYKMFDSVVIGSEFPALSSSYSVSIATQSSVEKLYSLVQVAHQWTGPISVAVFTPGDESFFVFQRYLAYLRKCYAPIRERVTFSVAIPKDRPVFDQPQVIELTGDEDCLKPEATLNTFLVGVSKELATWKNRNVYPQNHLRNLARKNCQTEYVFLTDVDIIPSPNQANLLDEFLKSSQCEKCAYVIPTYEIDTRVRFPQNKTELVRIANKGLARPFHQKVFIHNQYATNFTRWSLDVLPGYGGNVDVVRSGKVYVSHEVNNFEFFYEPFYVARDTAPEHDERFMGYGYTRNTQVYEMFVAGHEFLVLTPIFTGHWGLQTKKGRPAWREKQNSMNRKLFDGFKKEVFARYNRDPLKMMKNQN
- the LOC107217995 gene encoding beta-1,4-glucuronyltransferase 1 isoform X5: MLGCRPWNLSLVTVIIITFSNMLFTMLLLQSEDCGPSYVAPADDAGEPSVLTEKPPAVRTPAPAQSCDPRDYQQPSESSILRMDVRVGRWDARRLYKMFDSVVIGSEFPALSSSYSVSIATQSSVEKLYSLVQVAHQWTGPISVAVFTPGDESFFVFQRYLAYLRKCYAPIRERVTFSVAIPKDRPVFDQPQVIELTGDEDCLKPEATLNTFLVGVSKELATWKNRNVYPQNHLRNLARKNCQTEYVFLTDVDIIPSPNQANLLDEFLKSSQCEKCAYVIPTYEIDTRVRFPQNKTELVRIANKGLARPFHQKVFIHNQYATNFTRWSLDVLPGYGGNVDVVRSGKVYVSHEVNNFEFFYEPFYVARDTAPEHDERFMGYGYTRNTQVYEMFVAGHEFLVLTPIFTGHWGLQTKKGRPAWREKQNSMNRKLFDGFKKEVFARYNRDPLKMMKNQN